The Amycolatopsis sp. NBC_01480 genome segment CAGTCCTCGAAGGTCATCAAGCCGGGGTGCAGGCGACGCAGGAGGCCGACGTCCCGGTCTCGGGCGTAGACGTCCCGGTCGGCGAAGAACCGGAACATGGCCGCGTAATCGTGGCTGAACTCGGGGACGGCGGCGTGCAGCTCGTCCGGCGGCATCGGGGTGTACGTGCTGGGGGTGCCGGTGACCCGGGTGAAGGCGGCGGCGATCTCGGCGCCGGTCAGGCTGTCGCCGATCACCGCGAGGTCGCGGCTGCCCCAGGACTGCCAGTTGCCGAACATGTGGCCGGCGAACCAGGCGATGTCGTCGAGGGCGACGAGCGGGTAGCGAGCGGCGCCGAGGGGGAGCCGGAAAGCCAGGCCGCCCCGGCCGTCCGGGCGGGGAGCGAGCCGGTCCCGCAGGTTCTCGTAGTACGGCGCTGTGGTCAGTACCGAGACGTGGGCGGTGTACCAGCCGTCGGCCTCCTTGCGGAGCATCTCTTCCGACCGCATCAGCCCGATGTGGGCGGCGACGGCGGCTTTGCTGTCGAAGTGGGGGACCGGGTGGCCGGTCAGCGTCACCGGACTGTCCAATGAGGACCAGATGAAGCGGTCCACGCCGGCCCGCTCCGCGGCGGCCAGCAAATGCAGCCCCTGCTGATACTCACCGAGCGCGCTGCCCGTCGCGAAGAAATCGGTGTTGGCGAACACGCGGTCGGCCTGCCCGAGCAAGGCGTCGAGGTCGGCCGGATCGGCGCCGACGAGTCGCACGCGGCCGGGCGCCGTGGCGGCGAGCCGGGTGGCATGGGCGGACTCCGGATGGCGGCTGGGCACAGTGAGGGGGGCGTCGGTGGTGGCCAGCAGGTGCCGGACCAGGTGACGGCCCATGGCCCCGGTGCCGCCGACGACCAGGACGTGGGTCATCGTCTTCCCTTCTCCTGGTTCAGGACGTGTTCGGCCACCTGGGCGTGGGTGGCGACCCACACGTCGGCGGAGTCCCGGAGGCGGTCGAGAATCTGGCCGGCCATGCCCGCGAGCAGCGGCCGGCCGCCGACGTGGGCGTGGACGGTCAGGTGGAAAACGCCCGGGCCGGGGGCGGCGAGCAGCTGGTTCAGCAGCTCAAGGTGCAGGTCGCGGTAGGCGTACGGGCCGGCCGCCGCGTCGCGCACGTCGGAGTGGTCGCTGTGCATGAGGGAGGCCAGCGGGCCGTGCGCGGTGGACAGGACCTGCGGGAGATCGCGGTCGCTGTGGTCGCCGGTCCAGCGGTAGCCGGCCTCGGCGAGCAGGCCGGCCGTGTGCTTCGAACCGGTGGCGCGCGGGCTCATCCACCCGGTCGGCCGTACGCCGGTGACGTCGCGAAGGACGTCGGTGCAGCGGCGGATATCGGCCCGTTCGGCCTCGACGTCCAGCAACGCGGGCACCATTTCCTGCGCCCAGGCGTGCGCGGCGATTTCATGGCCCGCCCGGTGCACGGCCCGGACGGTGTCGGGGTGCCGCTCGGCCACCAGCCCGTTCACGCCGACGGTGGCGGGCAGGTCGCCGAGGACGTCGAGCAGCCGCCAGATCCCGGTGGTCACGCCGTAGTCCGCCCAGGACGTGCTGTGCGTGTCGTCGACGTCGGGCAACGGCCACGCCGCGGCCATCGGCGCGTACGCGGGCCAATGCCCCGGCGACCACAGCTCCAGCGCGACGGTGACCAGCGCGGCCACCTTCCGCCCGCCCGGCCAGCCGATCCCTGCTGTCATGCGCTTCCCTTGTTCGGTGGCTTACGCCGGGGACGCTAATGAGCCGGCAGGTACCTCCAGGTTCCTGGCGCCGGGCTACCGTCGGGGGCATGCGTGAGTACCCCGGCAGCGTCTTCCTCGCCGACTGCCCGGCCCGGCTGGCGATCGAGATCATCGCCGACAAGTGGGCGGTGGTCGTGCTGTTCGCGCTGAGCCGCCAACCGTGCCGGCACGGGGAGCTGGTCGACCTGATCGGCGGCATCTCCCGGAAAGTCCTGACCCAGACGCTGCGCCGGCTGCGGGGATACGGCCTGGTCGACCGCCACGCCGAGGCCGGGAAGGTCGAGTACGCGCTGACCGACCTGGGCCGGACCCTGGTGCAGCCGATCGCCGTGCTGACCCAGTGGGCGCACGAGCACGGCGCGGCGGTGGCGGGATTCCAAGAGTCCACAACGGACTGAATCGCGCGGCGCGCTTCCATACCCCCTCGAATACCTGGCCTGGTGGCCTTGTGGTAATGGAGCCGACGAACGCTGCAAACGCCGGTCTACGCTCCATAGTGGACAATTTCCGTGATGCGCCGGTTATCTGCGGGTGATCACCGCCGCCCCGTTTTTCCGCGGATTTCCCGGCGCTCGACGAAGCCGGCGCGAGTAGCGGTCACATCACGGTAAGTGTGCGAATGTCACGCATTGCAGGATCACCCCTCAGAGTGGCCGACGCGGCGATCCCTGGAACAAGGCCAGGTTTCGGTGGCTCAGAGTAGGGAAATCCCGTCGGCGCCGCCGCGTTACATCACTCTTTAGTGGTGAAATTGCGGAAAACGTGGTCACTGTGGCGGCTGATCCGGCGGCCCGCGCCGATGATCTTGTTTTGTTATTCCCGGGGCCCTTGCTAGCGTCGCAGTCTCGCCGGTGATCGACAGTTACGTCCGGTCACGCGCGGATTCGGGGATCCGCCGGTGGACCCATTCTTGATGTTCGGAAGGACAATTCATGCGCTCTGCCCTGCTGCGCGGACGGAC includes the following:
- a CDS encoding NmrA family NAD(P)-binding protein; this encodes MTHVLVVGGTGAMGRHLVRHLLATTDAPLTVPSRHPESAHATRLAATAPGRVRLVGADPADLDALLGQADRVFANTDFFATGSALGEYQQGLHLLAAAERAGVDRFIWSSLDSPVTLTGHPVPHFDSKAAVAAHIGLMRSEEMLRKEADGWYTAHVSVLTTAPYYENLRDRLAPRPDGRGGLAFRLPLGAARYPLVALDDIAWFAGHMFGNWQSWGSRDLAVIGDSLTGAEIAAAFTRVTGTPSTYTPMPPDELHAAVPEFSHDYAAMFRFFADRDVYARDRDVGLLRRLHPGLMTFEDWLHHTGWTG
- a CDS encoding polysaccharide deacetylase family protein, whose protein sequence is MTAGIGWPGGRKVAALVTVALELWSPGHWPAYAPMAAAWPLPDVDDTHSTSWADYGVTTGIWRLLDVLGDLPATVGVNGLVAERHPDTVRAVHRAGHEIAAHAWAQEMVPALLDVEAERADIRRCTDVLRDVTGVRPTGWMSPRATGSKHTAGLLAEAGYRWTGDHSDRDLPQVLSTAHGPLASLMHSDHSDVRDAAAGPYAYRDLHLELLNQLLAAPGPGVFHLTVHAHVGGRPLLAGMAGQILDRLRDSADVWVATHAQVAEHVLNQEKGRR
- a CDS encoding winged helix-turn-helix transcriptional regulator, which codes for MREYPGSVFLADCPARLAIEIIADKWAVVVLFALSRQPCRHGELVDLIGGISRKVLTQTLRRLRGYGLVDRHAEAGKVEYALTDLGRTLVQPIAVLTQWAHEHGAAVAGFQESTTD